A part of Cryptococcus neoformans var. grubii H99 chromosome 6, complete sequence genomic DNA contains:
- a CDS encoding stromal membrane-associated protein produces the protein MSMRQDKSTTERHAKILRELVKQPSNKNCADCKRNDTRWASWNLGVFLCIRCSGIHRSMGTHISKVKSIDLDIWTPEQMESIQKWGNKRANMYWERHLKAGHIPPDHKIESFIRSKYETHRWAMDGSPPRDPSVLENESVGGVVSSPSHQTEFPAPTPSSTSSPAAPSVPTHLPKTHPLLSRSIASSKATPSKPASAVQTPVIDLFADDPSPTPAPIATAPAPPQPASSSVSNIFDLDFRTPSVLPPSDSPPASAPTSNKSQSAKADIMSLFSPPSPSAIQSQQPNLAGGFFNATQGDAQATSPYASWQGGITSSAAPSLQQNRTQLGIPVGNEWSGLQMDQNAWGAPQHAQTTQKTQSTQVYAQPQQQQSVNNVASNPWTQASTSLASSSDPWAGTSGAGVGMGGGFFGMSQAQPKKEKDERDPFANIWA, from the exons ATGTCTATGAGACAGG ACAAATCCACCACGGAGCGCCACGCGAAGATCCTCCGTGAGCTCGTGAAGCAGCCCAGCAATAAGAACTGTGCTGACTGCAAGCGGAATG ATACACGATGGGCATCATGGAATTTGGGCGTCTTCCTCTGTATCCGGTGTTCCGGGATTCACCGTTCAATGGGGACGCATATTAGTAAAGTAAAGTCTATCGATCTCGACATATGGACGCCCGAGCAGATGGAG TCAATCCAAAAATGGGGAAATAAACGTGCCAACATGTATTGGGAGAGGCATCTCAAAGCGGGGCATATACCTCCTGACCA CAAAATCGAGTCCTTCATTCGGTCAAAATACGAGACTCACCGTTGGGCAATGGACGGATCTCCTCCACGCGATCCCAGTGTTCTCGAGAATGAAAGCGTTGGGGGTGTCgtctcttccccatcccacCAAACAGAATTCCCTGCCCCtactccttcctccacttcttcccctgCTGCGCCCTCAGTCCCCACCCATTTACCTAAGACCCATCCTTTGCTCTCAAGGAGCATAGCTTCCAGCAAAGCCACTCCTTCCAAGCCTGCATCTGCTGTTCAAACACCTGTCATTGATCTCTTTGCTGATGATCCATCTCCTACACCTGCACCAATCGCTACTGCACCTGCACCCCCTCAAcccgcttcttcttctgtttccAATATCTTTGACCTCGACTTCCGTACTCCTTCAGTACTGCCCCCTTCCGACTCTCCTCCCGCCTCTGCACCTACCTCCAACAAATCCCAATCAGCTAAAGCGGACATCatgtccctcttctcccctccttccccttctgccATCCAATCTCAACAACCCAATTTGGCAGGTGGTTTCTTCAACGCTACACAAGGTGACGCCCAAGCTACAAGCCCCTACGCGTCTTGGCAAGGTGGTATCACCTCCTCTGCGGCGCCTTCGCTCCAGCAGAACCGGACTCAGTTGGGCATACCAGTGGGTAATGAATGGAGTGGACTGCAAATGGACCAGAACGCCTGGGGCGCTCCTCAGCACGCCCAAACTACGCAGAAGACCCAATCCACTCAGGTGTACGCTCAGccacaacagcaacaaagCGTGAATAATGTTGCTTCCAATCCATGGACACAGGCCAGCACTTCTTtggcttcctcttctgatCCATGGGCGGGCACATCTGGTGCGGGTGTGGGTATGGGCGGCGGATTCTTTGGGATGAGCCAAGCGCAgcccaagaaggaaaaggatgagagggaTCCATTTGCTAATATATGGGCGTAA